The following are encoded in a window of Raphanus sativus cultivar WK10039 unplaced genomic scaffold, ASM80110v3 Scaffold5504, whole genome shotgun sequence genomic DNA:
- the LOC130507739 gene encoding transcription factor bHLH167-like: MERETGREVGEGSSMSSREQRNLREQERRMRMKHLYNILSSLVSPTHRLPVPQLIEQATSYMIQLKEKVNYLREKKMTLLEEMGKHSEGSSSSLLPKLSIYSRDSTIQMNLIMDLNMKRVTLHQLIRVFEEEGAQVMNANIQKLNDRMVIYTIIAQAIIARIGIDPSSIEERVRNIIF, encoded by the exons ATGGAGAGGGAGACCGGAAGAgaagtaggagaaggaagcTCAATGTCGTCGAGGGAACAACGAAACCTCAGAGAGCAAGAGCGACGAATGCGCATGAAACATCTCTACAATATACTCTCTTCTCTTGTTTCTCCCACTCATAGG TTACCGGTCCCTCAACTTATAGAACAAGCGACATCATACATGATCCAATTGAAAGAGAAGGTAAATTATTTGAGGGAGAAGAAAATGACTTTGTTAGAAGAAATGGGGAAACACTCTGAAGGGTCATCGTCGTCTCTTCTGCCGAAACTCAGTATTTATTCGCGGGATTCAACCATACAAATGAACCTGATTATGGATCTGAACATGAAAAGAGTGACGCTGCACCAGCTTATACGTGTTTTTGAGGAAGAAGGAGCTCAAGTTATGAATGCTAATATTCAGAAATTGAATGATAGGATGGTCATATATACAATCATTGCTCAG GCTATCATAGCTCGCATCGGCATTGATCCATCAAGTATAGAAGAGAGAGTTAGGAATATCATCTTCTGA